In Candidatus Berkelbacteria bacterium, the DNA window GCTGATGAACGGCAATGGTACCCCTGTCAGGGGCAGCACGCTCAAAATCCCAGCGATATTTACTAGAGCCTGAGCAATAAAAGCAGTTGAGATCCCAGCCGCCAGGAGTTGGGCAAACTTACTATTGGCGTGCAACGCCACCAGAAAACCGCGCCACGCTAGATATAAATATGCCAGTAGTACTAGGCTTGTTCGCACGAAACCCAGCTCTTCGGCAATCACGGCGAATATTGAGTCGGTGTGTGCTTGAGGCAAGTAGGCGTACTTACTCGTTCCTTGCCCGAAACCTACGCCCCACAACCCCCCGCTGCCAACAGCAATTAAGGCTTGATGGGTATGATAGGCTTCGCCGAGGGTATCGGCCGTGTTATTGATCTTGTTCAAATATGAAGTAAGTCGCTGCATGCGGTACGGCGCGGCAAAGATTAAACCCATTAACAGAACAGCGCCGGCGACGCAGAGGGCAAGAAACTGCAGCAGCTGAGCCTTGGCGGCAAAAAAGATCGTCATTGCGGTGATCAATATAACGAACGTCGTACCAAGATCTGGCTCCGCCATCACAAGCAGGGTAATCACTCCCGCTACGACGATAAACGGCACCAGGACTTTGGTCGGCTCCCCCATCTTATTAGCTTTGGCAGCAAAAAATCCCGCAAAGAAAATAATCATCAGTAGCTTGGCAAGTTCAGCCGGTTGAAATTGAAAAAATCCCAGATCGATCCATCTATGCACTCCGGCAATTCTGGGACCGATAATCGGTACAAAGACAAGTAGTAATGTGACGACAGTTATCCAGAGAAGCCTTGTCCGGTTCTCGTAAAGCGTATCAAGCGGAATTTTTAGGAAATATAAGAACCCGCCAACTCCTATCAACCACGCAACCAGCTGCCTGATGAAGAAATAATAGGAATTATCGTAACGGTCGGCGGCAAGAATTTGTGAGGAGGATAAGATCATCACTAGGCCAAATAGTGAAAGGGCGAAACCCACAATCGGGATAGTCGTATCGGCCTTACGGCGAAGCTTGAAGTTCATCGTTCAGAATTCTCGCAATTAACAAAATTGCTCGAAAGCATCACTAGGCCAAATAGTGAAAGGGCGAAACCCACAATCGGGATAGTCGTATCGGCCTTACGGCGTAACTTGAAATTCATGAACGGACCAAACTCTTGAAAATATCTCCGCGCTCCGCGGCGTTTTTGAACATATCTTTGCTGGCACAGCCAGGTGAGAGTAGTATAACGTCCCCCTCACTTGACAGCTGTCGCGCCTTTTCAACTGCTTCGTCCAGGCTCTTCCCACCATCTAGTATTTTGGTTTGCGCCGCGTGGATCTTGAGAGCAGCGGCAATCTTCGGCGCTTCTTGACCGATTAACACCACTCCTTTTACCGCTGAAGACGCTACTGCTTTGGCGAACTCATCAAAACTTGCCCCTTTCGTCGAGCCACCTGCAATCAACACCACTGGCTCTGTAAAAGCGGTTAGCGCAGCGATCGTTGCTTCAGGGGCAGTGGCGTAAGAGTCGTCCACATAACGACGGCCTTGCGCTACTCCAACATCTTCTAGGCGATGTGGGAGTGGTTTGAAGTGACGTAGGCCCTTTTCAATTGCCGAGATCTTAACGCCGAAGGTTTCACAAACAGCAATCGCCATAGTCGCGTTCAAAAAAACATGTTGTCCACGCAGATTTAGTTTTGCTAAAGCAGTAAATTTTTCACCGTTACGGTACACCACGCCTTGCGGATCAACGTTCCAGTGTGTTTGATACGCCGCCTGTGAAACAGCGATTTTTTTGGCCTTAGAGACGCTAGCAATGGCTGTCGACTCGGCGTTGTCGGCAGCAAAGACCAGCCAATCATCCTGACTTTGGTGGAGGGTGATATGAGCCTTGGCAGCGACGTAGTCATTCATGGTTTGGTGATAGTTAGGACTCGCTACGCTCAAGGGCTTAAGATGGTCCTCTGTGATCGGCAGAACAACGGCGACGTGTGGGCTATTCTTAAGGTCCTCCAGTTGGAAGCTCGACAGCTCCAGGACAACGATCGACGACTGTGTCAGCTCATCGAAAACAGAAAAAATTGGCTTGCCGATATTGCCCGCGACAACAACCGACTTGCCGGCGGCTTGCAGTATCTCCCCAATCATCGTCGAAGTAGTGCCTTTGCCCTTCGTGCCCGTAACCCCAACCACAACCGATTTCGTCATCGCCAGGAATAAGTCAGTGGCGCTGGTTATAACCGGCCGATCTTTAACCTTTCTCAATGACGCCTCGACGCGTTCAATAGGTAAGCCGGGCGAGCGGAAGACGTAGTCATACCGG includes these proteins:
- the ftsW gene encoding putative lipid II flippase FtsW, whose protein sequence is MNFKLRRKADTTIPIVGFALSLFGLVMILSSSQILAADRYDNSYYFFIRQLVAWLIGVGGFLYFLKIPLDTLYENRTRLLWITVVTLLLVFVPIIGPRIAGVHRWIDLGFFQFQPAELAKLLMIIFFAGFFAAKANKMGEPTKVLVPFIVVAGVITLLVMAEPDLGTTFVILITAMTIFFAAKAQLLQFLALCVAGAVLLMGLIFAAPYRMQRLTSYLNKINNTADTLGEAYHTHQALIAVGSGGLWGVGFGQGTSKYAYLPQAHTDSIFAVIAEELGFVRTSLVLLAYLYLAWRGFLVALHANSKFAQLLAAGISTAFIAQALVNIAGILSVLPLTGVPLPFISYGGSSLIISLAALGLLTNVSRERLEG
- the murD gene encoding UDP-N-acetylmuramoyl-L-alanine--D-glutamate ligase, with amino-acid sequence MGWEDFRYKQVGLLGAGLENLSLVPHLVKVKATVFLCEQNPDALPKDFSYHFPDVKIVTGDKHLEDLGRYDYVFRSPGLPIERVEASLRKVKDRPVITSATDLFLAMTKSVVVGVTGTKGKGTTSTMIGEILQAAGKSVVVAGNIGKPIFSVFDELTQSSIVVLELSSFQLEDLKNSPHVAVVLPITEDHLKPLSVASPNYHQTMNDYVAAKAHITLHQSQDDWLVFAADNAESTAIASVSKAKKIAVSQAAYQTHWNVDPQGVVYRNGEKFTALAKLNLRGQHVFLNATMAIAVCETFGVKISAIEKGLRHFKPLPHRLEDVGVAQGRRYVDDSYATAPEATIAALTAFTEPVVLIAGGSTKGASFDEFAKAVASSAVKGVVLIGQEAPKIAAALKIHAAQTKILDGGKSLDEAVEKARQLSSEGDVILLSPGCASKDMFKNAAERGDIFKSLVRS